One window from the genome of Acanthochromis polyacanthus isolate Apoly-LR-REF ecotype Palm Island chromosome 21, KAUST_Apoly_ChrSc, whole genome shotgun sequence encodes:
- the si:dkeyp-69e1.8 gene encoding GTPase IMAP family member 9 isoform X2 → MSRWSCVHLCSAPEAGLSHSAGIRKSGRSLFNTQQRLRAGSEMSASQPELRLVVLGSTGAGQRSAVSSILGLQDQDQGPEAISVQESSKHRGEAAGRQVTIISSPAWFSSDCKPEERRKHISSFISLSGPSPHAFLLCVPVNRPSDGEAKALDVLTKLFGPSAVSGHTIVLFTHTEVLEEDEQLEEYLVTWRKDLLELVERCGDRYHTLETGGGEPEQRKAVEELLEKVEQAVKESGMEGFSCPLYQEAEERVRRRQVELVRQRRGGEMNDSEENVTEEEMESVREEAERSVGDVDVDVDSIFPSTSVSPSSSAPSFLWSWWEKLTGWIKWPSFVRREALLGALVGLFVGGPFGGMVGATVGSVATEVGRRKTQKTK, encoded by the exons atgtcacg ATGGAGCTGTGTTCACCTCTGCTCGGCGCCAGAGGCAGGGCTGAGTCACTCTGCAGGAATTAGGAAGTCCGGTCGCTCCTTATTCAACACTCAACAACGTCTGAGAGCAGGATCAGAAATGTCAGCTTCACAGCCAG AGCTGAGGCTGGTGGTCCTGGGCAGTACTGGAGCAGGACAGAGATCAGCAGTGAGCTCCATCCTGGGCCTACAAGACCAGGATCAGGGCCCAGAGGCTATATCGGTCCAGGAGAGCAGCAAACACAGAGGAGAGGCCGCAGGCAGACAG GTGACGATAATCTCCAGTCCTGCCTGGTTCAGCTCCGACTGTAAGccagaggaaagaagaaagcaCATCTCCTCCTTCATCTCCTTATCCGGCCCATCTCCACACGCCTTCCTGCTGTGCGTCCCCGTGAACCGGCCTTCCGACGGAGAGGCGAAGGCGTTGGACGTCCTGACGAAGCTCTTTGGGCCTTCTGCCGTCAGCGGACACACCATCGTGCTGTTCACTCACACCGAGGTGCTGGAGGAGGACGAGCAGCTGGAGGAATACCTCGTCACGTGGCGCAAGGACCTCCTGGAGCTGGTGGAAAGATGCGGCGACCGCTACCACACCCTGGAAACCGGCGGGGGAGAACCGGAGCAGAGGAAAGccgtggaggagctgctggagaagGTGGAGCAGGCGGTGAAGGAGAGCGGAATGGAGGGTTTCAGCTGCCCTCTGTACCAGGAGGCCGAGgagagggtgaggaggaggcaGGTGGAGCTGGtgaggcagaggagaggaggggagatgAACGACTCGGAGGAAAACGTGACGGAAGAAGAAATGGAATCAGTCCGTGAAGAAGCAGAGAGGAGCGTAGGGGATGTGGATGTGGATGTCGATAGTATTTTCCCTTCTACCAGCGTCTCACCTTCATCCTCTGCTCCCTCCTTCCTCTGGAGCTGGTGGGAGAAGCTGACCGGTTGGATTAAATGGCCCAGTTTTGTGAGGAGGGAGGCCCTGCTGGGGGCGCTGGTCGGCCTGTTTGTGGGAGGGCCCTTTGGAGGTATGGTGGGGGCCACGGTGGGCTCTGTGGCTACTGAGGTggggagaagaaaaacacagaaaactaaaTGA
- the si:dkeyp-69e1.8 gene encoding GTPase IMAP family member 9 isoform X1, which produces MLVPSSHPHHRWSCVHLCSAPEAGLSHSAGIRKSGRSLFNTQQRLRAGSEMSASQPELRLVVLGSTGAGQRSAVSSILGLQDQDQGPEAISVQESSKHRGEAAGRQVTIISSPAWFSSDCKPEERRKHISSFISLSGPSPHAFLLCVPVNRPSDGEAKALDVLTKLFGPSAVSGHTIVLFTHTEVLEEDEQLEEYLVTWRKDLLELVERCGDRYHTLETGGGEPEQRKAVEELLEKVEQAVKESGMEGFSCPLYQEAEERVRRRQVELVRQRRGGEMNDSEENVTEEEMESVREEAERSVGDVDVDVDSIFPSTSVSPSSSAPSFLWSWWEKLTGWIKWPSFVRREALLGALVGLFVGGPFGGMVGATVGSVATEVGRRKTQKTK; this is translated from the exons ATGCTGGTGCCATCTTCTCATCCCCACCACAGATGGAGCTGTGTTCACCTCTGCTCGGCGCCAGAGGCAGGGCTGAGTCACTCTGCAGGAATTAGGAAGTCCGGTCGCTCCTTATTCAACACTCAACAACGTCTGAGAGCAGGATCAGAAATGTCAGCTTCACAGCCAG AGCTGAGGCTGGTGGTCCTGGGCAGTACTGGAGCAGGACAGAGATCAGCAGTGAGCTCCATCCTGGGCCTACAAGACCAGGATCAGGGCCCAGAGGCTATATCGGTCCAGGAGAGCAGCAAACACAGAGGAGAGGCCGCAGGCAGACAG GTGACGATAATCTCCAGTCCTGCCTGGTTCAGCTCCGACTGTAAGccagaggaaagaagaaagcaCATCTCCTCCTTCATCTCCTTATCCGGCCCATCTCCACACGCCTTCCTGCTGTGCGTCCCCGTGAACCGGCCTTCCGACGGAGAGGCGAAGGCGTTGGACGTCCTGACGAAGCTCTTTGGGCCTTCTGCCGTCAGCGGACACACCATCGTGCTGTTCACTCACACCGAGGTGCTGGAGGAGGACGAGCAGCTGGAGGAATACCTCGTCACGTGGCGCAAGGACCTCCTGGAGCTGGTGGAAAGATGCGGCGACCGCTACCACACCCTGGAAACCGGCGGGGGAGAACCGGAGCAGAGGAAAGccgtggaggagctgctggagaagGTGGAGCAGGCGGTGAAGGAGAGCGGAATGGAGGGTTTCAGCTGCCCTCTGTACCAGGAGGCCGAGgagagggtgaggaggaggcaGGTGGAGCTGGtgaggcagaggagaggaggggagatgAACGACTCGGAGGAAAACGTGACGGAAGAAGAAATGGAATCAGTCCGTGAAGAAGCAGAGAGGAGCGTAGGGGATGTGGATGTGGATGTCGATAGTATTTTCCCTTCTACCAGCGTCTCACCTTCATCCTCTGCTCCCTCCTTCCTCTGGAGCTGGTGGGAGAAGCTGACCGGTTGGATTAAATGGCCCAGTTTTGTGAGGAGGGAGGCCCTGCTGGGGGCGCTGGTCGGCCTGTTTGTGGGAGGGCCCTTTGGAGGTATGGTGGGGGCCACGGTGGGCTCTGTGGCTACTGAGGTggggagaagaaaaacacagaaaactaaaTGA